Part of the Novosphingobium sp. KA1 genome is shown below.
TCGGGATCGCCCTCGCAGCGTAGTGCATCGTCGGCGGGAATGCGCACCGGCGGTTCCATTTCGCGCGGCACGAACGTGCCGTTGAGGCGGATGCGGCCGTCGATCACGGCGATACGGTCACCGGGGCGGGCGACCACGCGCTTGATGAGGTCGGCCTTGCGGTTGCCCGGCACGACGATGACGATGTCGCCATATTCGGGGGTATGCTCGAACAGGTGCCAGGTGCCGCGCGGCAACAGGTGAAAGCTGATCGAGGACCAGTTCCAGCCATAGGGATACTTCGACACGACCAGCCGGTCACCGACCAGCAGGTTCGGCATCATCGAGATCGAGGGGATGTAGAACGGTTTGGCCAAGAGCGAATGGAACGCCAGCACGCCCAGCAGCATCAGCGCGAGCCCGCGCAGCTCCTGGAACCAGTTGACCTTGTCCGGCTTGCGCCCGGCGGCGGCCGGATCGGCAGAGGGCTTGGGAGCCGGAGGCTTGGGGATGTCGTCGGCCATGTCCAGGGCGCAAAACTCGTATCAAGAGGTAGGGAGGGGGCGTGCTTCGATGATCACGAAGGCCTGGGCCCATGGGTGGTCGTCGGTGAGCGTGAGGTGAATGAAGGCCTCGTGACCGGCGGGAGTCATGGCATCGAGCCGGTCCTTCGCCCCGCCCGTCAGCGCCAGTGTCGGGGCGCCGGAAGGGGCATTGACGACGCCGATGTCCTTCATGAACACGCCCGCCTTGAAACCGGTGCCAACCGCCTTGGAGAACGCTTCCTTGGCTGCGAATCGCTTGGCCAGCGTGCCCGCCACGGTGTGCGGCCGGCGTGCCGCCTTGGCCTGCTCGGCCGCGGTGAAGACGCGTTGCAGGAAACGCTCGCCATAGCGGTCGAGCGAACTGCGGATCCGCTCGATGTTGCACAAGTCCGAGCCGAGGCCGATGATCATCGCACTTCGTCCATCAGCATGCGCATCTTCTTCACGCTCGCGTCGAGCCCGGTGAAAATCGCTTCGCCGATCAGGTAATGGCCGATGTTGAGTTCGGCGAGTTGCGGGATCGCGGCGATCGGCTGGACGTTTTCGTAAGTGAGACCATGGCCTGCATGCGGCTCGATGCCGTTCTTGGCGGCAAGCGCGGCCATGTCGACGATGCGGCGCAGTTCGGCCGCCACCTGTTCGCCTTGGGCATGGGCATATTCGCCGGTGTGGAACTCCACCACCGGGGCGCCGAGCTTCATCGCCGCCTCGATCTGGCGGGGCTCGGGGGCGATGAACAGACTGACGCGGATGCCCGCGTCCGCGAGCCGGGCGACGATCGGGGCGAGGCGGTTGTGCTGCCCCGCCGCGTCGAGCCCGCCCTCGGTCGTGCGTTCCTCACGGCGCTCGGGCACGATGCAGGCCGCGTGCGGGCGGTGCCGCAGCGCGATGGCCAGCATCTCGTCGGTCGCCGCCATCTCGAGGTTGATCGGCAGCCCGGTGGCCGAGGCTACGCGTTCGAGATCCTCGTCGCGGATATGGCGGCGGTCCTCGCGCAAGTGCACGGTGATGCCGTCACCCCCCGCCTGCGCCACGATCTGTGCGGCGCGGGCCGGATCGGGATGCTCGCCGCCGCGCGCGTTGCGGATGGTGGCGACGTGGTCGATATTGACGCCGAGGCGCAGGCGGGAAGGTGTCAGGACGTTCATTCGCTTATCCGAGCTATTTGTCCGAATCCGGGGCTGGCCCCAGGGGGCAAGGCGTCAGGGCTTCGCGCGGCTGCCCGGCTTGACGGCAGGGGTGGCGGCCAGTTCCGGCGGCAGTTCGTCGGGCGCGTAAGTCGGGAAGTTCAGCGCGACGAGCGGGAAGAACGGCACGCCGAGATCGACCGAGCCGCCCGAACGGTCGACCAGCGAGGCGGCCGCGATCACTTCGCCGCCGGCTTCCTCGATCGCCTTGATGGCTTCGCGGCTGGAGAGGCCGGTGGTGACCACGTCCTCGACCATCAGCACTTTGTCGCCCGGCTCGAGGCTGAAGCCGCGGCGCAGTTCGAAAGTCCCGGTCGGACGCTCGACAAACATCGCGTCGACTTGCAGCGCGCGGCCCATTTCCTGGCCGATGATGACGCCGCCCATGGCCGGCGAGACGACCTTGTCGATGCTCTTGCGAATATCGTGGGGGAGTTTTGCAGCGATCGCCACGGCGAGTCGCCCGGCCCGGTCGGGGTTCATCAGCACGCGCGCGCACTGCAGGTAGTGTGCGCTGTGACGGCCCGAGGAAAGCAGGAAATGCCCTTCAAGCAAGGCCTTGCTGGCGCGGAACTCGGCGAGGACTTCTTCTTCCTGCATTGGGGTGTAATCCTTTGGTGCAATTTGCAATGTTCGGGCACGTTATCGCGCCGGCATGGAGCGAAAATCCCCTAGAGGCGCTTGAGACAAGCGGCAAGGCCGCGTATAGCCCCATGAGAAGGGGGGCAAAAGCCTCCGCGACAGGGGTGCGCGTTTGGGAGGCGACTCACTGAGACGTGTCTCTTGCGCGAATAAGAAAACGGGAAAGCGCTATATCCATGACAGTGGGCAAGACCGTTCGTAATTGGGGTGAGGCTGCAAGGGCCTTTGGATTGACAGTTTCCGCATTGGCGACCGTTTTCGGCGGCTCTGCGGCCGCGCGTGCGGCAGATGCTGCAGCGGGCACGGTGGCGGCCGGCTATACGCCGATGAAGCCGACCCCCGGCATCGGCATGCCGGTGCCGGGCGCCTTGGGGCTGCAGCAGCAGTTTTCGCCCACCGGCGAATACGGCGCCTGGATCCACCATGGATTGCTCTGGGTGATGGGCCTGATCTGCCTGTTCGTGCTGATCCTGCTGCTGATCATCGTCGTACGGTTCAATCGCCGTGCCAATCCGGTGCCATCGAAGACCAGCCACAACACCGTTCTCGAAGTGGTGTGGACGCTGCTTCCGGTGCTGATCCTGGTGGGCATCGCGATTCCCTCGATCGACCTCATCGCCAAGCAGTACAAGCCCGCGCCCAAGACCGCGCTGACCATCAAGGTCACCGGCAACCAGTGGTTCTGGACTTACGGCTACCCGGACAACGGTGATTTCGAAGTCGTCTCGAACATGCTGAACATTCCCGGCCAGCCGGTGATCAACAACGGCGTGCGCGAGGTCGGCTCGAAGCCCTGGGACGGCCCCTCGCACCTCGAGGTCGACAACCGCATGGTCGTGCCGGTGGGCGAACCGATCCGCCTGCAGATTACCGCGGCCGACGTGATCCACTCGTTCGCCGTGCCCTCGCTGTGGTTCAAGCTTGACGCAGTTCCCGGCCGCATCAACGAGAAGGTCCTCGTGGTCGAGAAGCCGGGCGTCTATTACGGCCAGTGTTCCGAACTGTGCGGCGCCAAGCACGGCTACATGCCGATCGCGGTCGAGGCGCTGCCCCGCCCGCAGTACGACGCCTGGGTCCTGACCCACGCCGGCGGCGTGATCGACAGCCGGGTCAAGGCCGCACCGGCGGCTCCCGCTGCCAAGGCCGAACCGGCCGCAGCCGCCACGGCGGAAGCATCGCAGGCTCCCGCCGGCGATGCCGCCGCAGCTGCCGAATAAGCGCGAATTGAAGGACAGGGCCTAGACCATGGCAACCACAGCA
Proteins encoded:
- the lepB gene encoding signal peptidase I; amino-acid sequence: MADDIPKPPAPKPSADPAAAGRKPDKVNWFQELRGLALMLLGVLAFHSLLAKPFYIPSISMMPNLLVGDRLVVSKYPYGWNWSSISFHLLPRGTWHLFEHTPEYGDIVIVVPGNRKADLIKRVVARPGDRIAVIDGRIRLNGTFVPREMEPPVRIPADDALRCEGDPEPGHCYDGFERYRTRLPSGKEVYELPTYRETLPNGAQFDVIDYIDQELDNYHEITVPAGHVFLMGDDRDRSADSRAPFETDMFGQPSGGLGGPVPVTDIGGRAEFITFSLDGTQTWNPLTWWKALRKGRSFTSLRPPVDETKAWK
- the acpS gene encoding holo-ACP synthase, which encodes MIIGLGSDLCNIERIRSSLDRYGERFLQRVFTAAEQAKAARRPHTVAGTLAKRFAAKEAFSKAVGTGFKAGVFMKDIGVVNAPSGAPTLALTGGAKDRLDAMTPAGHEAFIHLTLTDDHPWAQAFVIIEARPLPTS
- a CDS encoding pyridoxine 5'-phosphate synthase, producing MNVLTPSRLRLGVNIDHVATIRNARGGEHPDPARAAQIVAQAGGDGITVHLREDRRHIRDEDLERVASATGLPINLEMAATDEMLAIALRHRPHAACIVPERREERTTEGGLDAAGQHNRLAPIVARLADAGIRVSLFIAPEPRQIEAAMKLGAPVVEFHTGEYAHAQGEQVAAELRRIVDMAALAAKNGIEPHAGHGLTYENVQPIAAIPQLAELNIGHYLIGEAIFTGLDASVKKMRMLMDEVR
- the pyrE gene encoding orotate phosphoribosyltransferase; its protein translation is MQEEEVLAEFRASKALLEGHFLLSSGRHSAHYLQCARVLMNPDRAGRLAVAIAAKLPHDIRKSIDKVVSPAMGGVIIGQEMGRALQVDAMFVERPTGTFELRRGFSLEPGDKVLMVEDVVTTGLSSREAIKAIEEAGGEVIAAASLVDRSGGSVDLGVPFFPLVALNFPTYAPDELPPELAATPAVKPGSRAKP
- the coxB gene encoding cytochrome c oxidase subunit II, with translation MTVGKTVRNWGEAARAFGLTVSALATVFGGSAAARAADAAAGTVAAGYTPMKPTPGIGMPVPGALGLQQQFSPTGEYGAWIHHGLLWVMGLICLFVLILLLIIVVRFNRRANPVPSKTSHNTVLEVVWTLLPVLILVGIAIPSIDLIAKQYKPAPKTALTIKVTGNQWFWTYGYPDNGDFEVVSNMLNIPGQPVINNGVREVGSKPWDGPSHLEVDNRMVVPVGEPIRLQITAADVIHSFAVPSLWFKLDAVPGRINEKVLVVEKPGVYYGQCSELCGAKHGYMPIAVEALPRPQYDAWVLTHAGGVIDSRVKAAPAAPAAKAEPAAAATAEASQAPAGDAAAAAE